The Aerosakkonema funiforme FACHB-1375 nucleotide sequence AGCCGTATTTTTTAATACTTTTATCTGTTAACTATATCGCGGTAATTAAGGTTGAATACTTGCTCCTAAATTAAGTACCTTGGGTTTGCAGACTACCAAAAAATAGAATTATGTCCTTACATTCTCACTCATTTAACCCGCTCGTGCGGCAAGTTAAAAATATTGCCACACCACGAGCCAACTTTGGGTTATCAGGTGCAGCTGTCACCGCTGCTGTGCTGGTAAGTTTTGTCAGTCAAGCGCAAGCTATTACCTTCTCAGGCACATCCTCCGGTCAATGGGGAATGCCTGAAAATCCTTCTGCCAGTACGATTATTTCCAGTCAGAATGGCGGTATAAATAATCATCTGTCATGGGGTAGAACCGATAACTGTCCGACCTGTACCCCATTCAACAATTATGTCCAGTACGATGGTATAGGCTTCAACGCTGGTGTAGATAGCCTTTTCAATCTCGGTAATCTCAGCTACCAAAATGGCTCTGTTTACGATCCTTTCGACGGCGACTTTCCTCTGAGCATTACTTTGTCTTTGACAAATCCTGTCAGCAAAAGTACTACTTTTGATTTCTCGTTCAACATCTTCAACTCGCCCAACAACAGCGGCAATCCAGTTATAGATGGAGACAAACTGCGTTTTTCCACGGCTGGAATATCCAGCCAGACGTTCAAGTACGATGGAGTCGATTACACCCTGGAGTTGTCCGGCTTTTCTACAGATGGCGGTCAAACTTTAGTCAGCGAGTTCAACTCCCCAGAAGGAACTGTCGCCTACGCATCCCTGTACGGGAAACTAACTGCTCTGGAATCGAATGAATTGCCTGAATTACCTGAAACGCCTGAACTCCCTGAACTCCCTGAACTCCCTGAATCGCCGCAACAGACAATTCCTGAGCCTGCTGCTTTGGCTGGTTTATCTGTGTTGGGAATTTACTTTGCCATCCG carries:
- a CDS encoding choice-of-anchor K domain-containing protein, which translates into the protein MSLHSHSFNPLVRQVKNIATPRANFGLSGAAVTAAVLVSFVSQAQAITFSGTSSGQWGMPENPSASTIISSQNGGINNHLSWGRTDNCPTCTPFNNYVQYDGIGFNAGVDSLFNLGNLSYQNGSVYDPFDGDFPLSITLSLTNPVSKSTTFDFSFNIFNSPNNSGNPVIDGDKLRFSTAGISSQTFKYDGVDYTLELSGFSTDGGQTLVSEFNSPEGTVAYASLYGKLTALESNELPELPETPELPELPELPESPQQTIPEPAALAGLSVLGIYFAIRRRSRNI